A genome region from Deinococcus sp. KNUC1210 includes the following:
- a CDS encoding peptidylprolyl isomerase produces MKNAAVLTLLLLSLVACKKAADTTSTDSKTDSAKTDTTKDPATTAAATTPAVSAPGAVPSGYTLVAPVSSKPVYKFAAEPARTLKDGTDYYALIDTSKGQILADLYEDKTPVTVNNFITLARNHFYDGILFHRVLDGFMAQTGDPNTLKGDQATWGQGGPGYAFADEIRQSLKFDTPGMLAMANSGPNTNGSQFFMTFAPADFLDGKYNLFGKVVKGQDVLAKLTRTATADPSTGQEVPIAGITNDKILSVRILSKNK; encoded by the coding sequence ATGAAGAATGCCGCCGTGCTCACGCTGCTGCTGCTCTCGCTGGTGGCCTGTAAAAAGGCCGCCGATACCACCAGCACCGATTCCAAGACCGATTCCGCCAAGACCGACACCACCAAAGATCCTGCCACGACAGCGGCAGCAACCACGCCAGCCGTCAGCGCACCGGGGGCCGTGCCCAGCGGCTATACCCTGGTCGCCCCGGTCAGCAGCAAGCCGGTCTACAAGTTCGCTGCCGAGCCTGCCCGCACCCTCAAGGACGGCACCGATTACTACGCCCTGATCGACACCAGCAAGGGGCAGATTCTGGCCGATCTGTACGAAGACAAGACGCCCGTGACCGTCAACAACTTCATCACGCTCGCCCGCAACCACTTCTATGACGGCATTCTGTTTCACCGCGTCCTCGACGGCTTTATGGCGCAGACCGGCGACCCGAACACCCTCAAGGGCGATCAGGCGACGTGGGGGCAGGGTGGCCCCGGCTACGCCTTTGCCGACGAGATTCGCCAGAGCCTGAAGTTCGACACGCCCGGCATGCTGGCGATGGCCAACAGCGGCCCCAACACCAACGGTTCGCAGTTCTTCATGACCTTTGCGCCTGCCGATTTCCTAGACGGCAAATACAACCTGTTCGGCAAGGTCGTGAAAGGTCAGGACGTGCTGGCAAAACTGACGCGCACCGCCACCGCCGACCCCAGCACCGGGCAGGAAGTGCCGATTGCAGGCATCACCAACGACAAGATTCTGAGCGTTCGGATTCTGAGCAAGAACAAGTAA
- the purK gene encoding 5-(carboxyamino)imidazole ribonucleotide synthase has product MKVHTLGILGGGQLAQMLSLAAIPLGVRCVVLEPDPQAPARLSAEHLQAAYTDAAGLDRLAQCDAVTLEFENVPTEATAALQGRVPLRPSPDVLHLSKHRAREKAALVAAGAEVAPYVVIEQAADLSGALKTVGGTGILKTSELGYDGKGQARIGSAAELRAAWKEMNGVPCVLEGLVPFVREVSLGVARGQDGTVSYGPLVENVHAGGILRRSIFPAASSAAPGGVGTEQHARRIARAVAEAWDVVGLITLEFFELPGGELLVNEVAPRVHNSGHLTQDGGGVSQFEAAVRAALGLPLQDFGPLLPCGMVNILGWEEGHEPDWDALDCLRGTRLHWYHKANRPGRKVGHVNVVGESREEVQSRMEAVERVLEGRRD; this is encoded by the coding sequence ATGAAGGTTCATACGCTCGGCATTCTGGGGGGCGGGCAACTGGCGCAGATGCTCTCGCTGGCGGCCATTCCGCTGGGTGTGCGCTGCGTGGTACTGGAACCCGATCCCCAGGCCCCGGCCCGCCTGAGTGCCGAACACCTCCAGGCTGCGTACACCGATGCGGCGGGTCTGGACCGCCTGGCCCAGTGCGACGCCGTGACGCTGGAATTCGAGAACGTGCCCACCGAGGCGACCGCCGCGCTTCAGGGCCGCGTGCCGCTGCGTCCATCGCCCGACGTGCTGCATCTGAGCAAGCACCGCGCCCGCGAGAAGGCCGCGCTGGTGGCAGCCGGGGCCGAAGTCGCGCCCTATGTCGTGATCGAACAGGCTGCCGACCTGTCCGGGGCGCTGAAAACGGTGGGCGGTACCGGCATTCTCAAGACCTCGGAACTCGGCTACGACGGCAAAGGGCAGGCGCGAATCGGGAGCGCTGCCGAACTGCGGGCGGCCTGGAAGGAGATGAACGGCGTTCCCTGTGTGCTGGAAGGGCTGGTTCCCTTCGTGCGTGAGGTCAGTCTGGGAGTGGCACGCGGGCAGGACGGCACGGTCAGCTATGGCCCGCTGGTCGAGAACGTTCATGCGGGCGGCATTCTGCGGCGCAGCATCTTTCCGGCAGCCAGCAGCGCCGCGCCGGGCGGGGTCGGCACCGAACAGCATGCCCGGCGCATTGCCCGCGCCGTGGCAGAAGCCTGGGACGTGGTCGGACTGATCACGCTGGAATTTTTCGAGCTTCCTGGCGGCGAGCTGCTGGTCAACGAGGTGGCTCCGCGTGTCCACAACTCCGGACATCTGACGCAGGACGGCGGCGGCGTCAGCCAGTTCGAGGCGGCGGTGCGGGCGGCACTGGGCCTGCCACTCCAGGATTTTGGGCCGCTGCTGCCGTGCGGCATGGTCAATATCCTGGGCTGGGAGGAAGGCCATGAGCCCGACTGGGACGCGCTGGACTGTCTGCGGGGTACGCGGCTGCACTGGTACCACAAGGCCAACAGACCGGGCCGCAAAGTGGGCCACGTGAACGTGGTGGGGGAGAGCCGTGAGGAGGTCCAGAGCCGGATGGAGGCAGTCGAGCGGGTGCTGGAAGGTCGGCGCGACTGA